One Setaria viridis chromosome 5, Setaria_viridis_v4.0, whole genome shotgun sequence genomic region harbors:
- the LOC117854838 gene encoding uncharacterized protein — protein MMMQGDADDEAGHYFFFSAPASPVHYILRSPPSSTAAAAHHLAAATADGDCCAAGDDFEFAARGAAGTGGGLAGGGAAMSSAEELFVAGRIRVGCLSPIRHEEAAEGHGGDCWEEDEEGGGGDEAERNGRSPRARRARSASPPRSPRAAGGAEPSDPFASSSSSSSSSSSSSSSGKNIRRRISLRDLLSRTAGDCAGAADQAPAGATSADISRPGFWPPSIWPSRSSKKALLPCPAPAPAPPQPGRRSTSSDRAAAPAAKRAPPGGSARRTTSLPYRQGLVLGCLGFGARSYGLAKSMHPLSSR, from the coding sequence ATGATGATGCagggcgacgccgacgacgaggcgggacactacttcttcttcagcgcgccggcgagccccgTGCACTACATCCTCCGGTCCccgccctcctccaccgccgccgcggcccaccacctcgccgccgccaccgccgacggcGACTGCTGCGCGGCCGGGGACGACTTCGAGttcgccgcgcgcggcgcggcgggcaccggcggcggcctcgcgggcggcggcgcggctatGAGCTCCGCCGAGGAGCTCTTCGTCGCCGGCCGCATCCGCGTCGGATGCCTCTCCCCGATCCGGCATGAGGAGGCGGCCGAGGGTCACGGCGGGGACTGctgggaggaggacgaggagggtggtggcggcgacgaggccgagcGGAACGGGCGCTCGCCGCGGGCTCGACGCGCGAGGTCGGCCTCCCCGCCGCGGAGcccgcgggcggccgggggcgcggAGCCGTCCGATCCCttcgcctcctcttcctcctcatcctcgtcgtcTTCATCCTCATCGTCCTCGGGTAAGAACATTCGCCGGCGGATATCGCTGCGGGATCTGCTCAGCCGCACGGCCGGCGATTGTGCAGGGGCGGCGGATCAGGCACCTGCAGGCGCCACGAGCGCCGATATCAGCAGGCCGGGTTTCTGGCCGCCGTCCATCTGGCCGTCGCGGTCGTCCAAGAAGGCGCTGCTGCCCTGCCCGGCGCCTGCTCCGGCTCCGCCGCAGCCGGGCCGCCGGTCCACGTCGTCGGAccgggccgcggcgccggcggccaagaGAGCGCCGCCCGGCGGCAGTGCGCGGCGCACCACGTCGCTGCCGTACCGCCAGGGGCTCGTCCTCGGGTGCCTGGGCTTCGGGGCCCGGAGCTACGGGCTCGCCAAGTCCATGCATCCCCTCTCCTCCCGGTGA
- the LOC117854910 gene encoding uncharacterized protein, producing the protein MASVPSRQLCWFLLACVSYCLLIPTSCTSDGAVAAATLHGQKRDAVDIVGRALVCFNDRYIYSGCQGSFRLGPQGALDVPPGSADAFCGGPCLAETELVLRCVDGVMSNFRFYNGATAADVRAALDRGCGHSGLRGDFGVLSRLGGGGGDGYFYGRGAKVVGSLAPPLLLGAAAGILAWA; encoded by the exons ATGGCGTCCGTTCCCAGCCGGCAGCTGTGCTGGTTCCTGTTGGCGTGCGTCTCCTACTGCTTGCTGATCCCTACTTCCTGCACATCAG ATggagcagtagcagcagccacCCTCCATGGCCAGAAGAGAGACGCCGTCGACATAGTCGGGAGAGCCCTCGTCTGCTTCAACGACCGCTAC ATCTACAGCGGGTGCCAGGGGTCGTTCCGGCTGGGCCCGCAGGGCGCGCTGGACGTGCCGCCGGGGTCGGCCGACGCCTTCTGCGGCGGGCCCTGCCTGGCGGAGACGGAGCTCGTGCTCCGCTGCGTCGACGGCGTCATGAGCAACTTCCGCTTCTAcaacggcgccaccgccgccgacgtccgCGCCGCGCTCGACCGCGGCTGCGGCCACTCGGGACTCCGCGGCGACTTCGGCGTGCTGAGCCGCctcggagggggcggcggcgacggataCTTCTACGGACGCGGGGCCAAGGTCGTCGGCAgcctggcgccgccgctgctgctgggcgcggccgccgggatCCTCGCCTGGGCGTGA
- the LOC117856729 gene encoding importin subunit alpha-1a, giving the protein MSLRPSERVEVRRNRYKVAVDAEEGRRRREDNMVEIRKNRREESLLKKRREGLQAQVPVPASGVEKKLESLPAMVSGVYSDDNNIQLEATTQFRKLLSIERSPPIEEVIQSGVVPRFVQSLTREDFPQLQFEAAWALTNIASGTSENTKVVIDHGAVPIFVQLLQSASDDVREQAVWALGNVAGDSPKCRDLVLANGALMPLLAQLNEHAKLSMLRNATWTLSNFCRGKPQPSFDQTKPALPALARLIHSNDEEVLTDACWALSYLSDGTNDKIQAVIEAGVCPRLVELLLHPSPSVLIPALRTVGNIVTGDDLQTQCIIDHQALPCLLNLLTQNHKKSIKKEACWTISNITAGNKDQIQAVINAGIIAPLLQLLQTAEFDIKKEAAWAISNATSGGSHEQIKYLVSEGCIKPLCDLLVCPDPRIVTVCLEGLENILKVGEHDKTAGATGDINVFAQMIDEHEGLEKIENLQSHDNNEIYEKAVKLLEAYWMEEEDDAMATVGEAAPAVFDFGQGGNPPAGFN; this is encoded by the exons ATGTCGCTGCGCCCGAGCGAGCGGGTCGAGGTGCGGCGGAACCGCTACAAGGTGGCGGTGGAcgcggaggaggggcggcggcggcgcgaggacaACATGGTGGAGATCCGCAAGAACCGCCGCGAGGAGAGCCTCCTCAAGAAGCGCCGAGAGGGGCTCCAGGCCCAGGtccccgtccccgcctccgGTGTCGAGAAGAAG CTTGAAAGCCTCCCAGCTATGGTTAGTGGAGTTTATTCGGATGACAACAACATTCAGCTTGAGGCCACAACACAGTTCCGCAAGTTGCTCTCTATAG AGAGGAGCCCCCCGATTGAAGAAGTTATCCAATCGGGTGTTGTTCCTAGATTTGTGCAGTCCCTCACCAGAGAGGACTTCCCTCAACTGCAG ttTGAAGCAGCATGGGCACTTACAAATATTGCTTCTGGAACTTCGGAAAATACGAAGGTTGTAATTGATCATGGGGCTGTTCCAATATTTGTGCAGCTTCTTCAGTCTGCTAGTGATGACGTTCGTGAACAG GCTGTGTGGGCTTTGGGCAATGTTGCTGGTGATTCTCCAAAGTGCCGTGACCTTGTTCTCGCCAATGGTGCACTGATGCCTCTGCTAGCCCAGCTGAATGAGCATGCTAAGCTCTCCATGTTGAGGAATGCTACCTGGACTCTGTCAAACTTCTGCAGGGGAAAGCCGCAGCCATCATTTGATCAG ACTAAGCCTGCTCTGCCAGCACTTGCTCGACTTATCCATTCCAATGATGAGGAAGTTCTCACCGATGCTTGCTGGGCTCTTTCGTACTTATCTGATGGCACTAATGACAAGATCCAAGCTGTGATTGAAGCTGGTGTTTGTCCCCGCCTTGTAGAGCTCCTCCT CCATCCATCACCGTCGGTGCTTATACCTGCTCTACGCACTGTTGGAAACATTGTCACTGGAGATGATTTGCAAACACAG TGCATAATTGATCATCAAGCTCTTCCCTGCCTCCTGAACCTATTGACGCAGAACCACAAGAAAAGCATTAAGAAAGAGGCTTGCTGGACAATTTCAAATATTACTGCTGGAAACAAAGACCAGATACAG GCTGTGATAAATGCTGGAATTATCGCCCCTTTGTTGCAACTGCTCCAAACAGCAGAGTTTGATATTAAGAAAGAGGCTGCTTGGGCCATCTCAAATGCTACCTCAGGTGGTTCCCATGAGCAAATCAA GTATTTGGTGTCTGAGGGCTGCATCAAGCCATTGTGTGACCTTCTTGTTTGCCCTGATCCAAGAATTGTAACAGTGTGTTTGGAGGGTCTTGAGAACATCCTCAAAGTTGGTGAGCATGACAAGACCGCGGGCGCAACAGGTGACATCAATGTCTTTGCTCAGATGATTGATGAACACGAAGGCTTGGAAAAGATCGAGAACCTACAGAGCCACGATAACAACGAAATCTATGAAAAGGCTGTGAAGCTTCTTGAGGCATActggatggaggaggaagatgacgcaATGGCAACTGTTGGGGAAGCTGCTCCCGCTGTTTTTGACTTTGGCCAAGGTGGCAACCCTCCAGCTGGCTTCAATTAA
- the LOC117858629 gene encoding uncharacterized protein, translating to MQARLIRSLMEMFVDTRWPSGRCRTTRAVRHRCREFSSKLHPSSGRATKNGSLKAWQWQPTNGQRQPGQRRTSRHSRCSRTPHATRHLAYLSPPSSPVGGAAPPLLPGLLLRHAASPAHTHALIMGPRAPLLLAVAAACSLLAAPPAAATLPSQTASSKTVADVCKGTAYPALCTTTAGEQAKRYPVVEALTVLEMQVDAFAKRTEAARAHVAEAAQTASPAARAKLDLCNSLYLDVLDNLGACRRAIGFKDAVTIRATMGMAAQDMQNCDEQFRQIGEKNPMERFDESLVEMSENCRSLSNMI from the coding sequence ATGCAGGCTCGACTCATTCGATCGCTGATGGAAATGTTCGTGGACACGCGTTGGCCATCTGGGCGGTGTCGCACCACACGCGCGGTGCGGCACCGCTGCAGAGAATTTTCTTCCAAATTACACCCGTCAAGCGGAAGGGCTACCAAAAATGGGAGCTTAAAAGCTTGGCAATGGCAACCAACGAACGGACAGAGGCAACCAGGGCAACGGAGGACAAGCCGCCATTCCCGCTGCTCACGCACGCCGCATGCAACCAGGCATCTCGCGTACTTATCTCCTCCGTCCTCCCCCGTCGGAGGAGCAGCCCCACctctcctccccggcctcctcctccgacaCGCAGCCAGCCCAGCCCACACGCACGCTCTCATCATGGGACCCcgcgcgccgctgctcctcgccgtcgcggcggcctgCTCGCtcctggccgcgccgccggcggccgcgaccCTGCCCTCCCAGACCGCCAGCTCCAAGACGGTGGCGGACGTGTGCAAGGGCACGGCGTACCCGGCGCTGTgcacgacgacggcgggggagCAGGCGAAGCGGTACCCCGTGGTGGAGGCGCTGACGGTGCTGGAGATGCAGGTGGACGCGTTCGCCAAGCGCACGGAGGCAGCGCGGGCGCACGTGGCGGAGGCGGCCCAGAcggcgtccccggcggcgcgggcgaagCTGGACCTGTGCAACAGCCTGTACCTGGACGTGCTGGACAACCTGGGCGCCTGCCGCCGCGCCATCGGCTTCAAGGACGCCGTCACCATCCGCGCCACCATGGGCATGGCGGCGCAGGACATGCAGAACTGCGACGAGCAGTTCAGGCAGATCGGCGAGAAGAACCCCATGGAGCGCTTCGACGAGTCGCTCGTCGAGATGTCCGAGAACTGCCGCTCGCTCTCCAACATGATCTGA
- the LOC117857806 gene encoding phospholipase A1 PLIP3, chloroplastic, which yields MDALRFVRGAAPPPQPPVAPASVPPPMPAQQRRHQHQPPLQHPPRAALHAPLLRLWPRGGGGGGERPAAAGGAVRGAERRSPPPEEERKAEAGGQGQGNSNWVLQMLRVQPRWVEAADAEATGGGGGGREPEEEAGGGVDECASCGGGGEGEGCAVGYDEGEVFDRASFSRLLRKASLGEAKEYSMMSYLCNIAYMIPKIQPKCLRRYNLQFVTSSFEDKARSSPDQKQEHSNAKDESQDQVSEAVDNAALASKEERSGLGINPFGAYHVVSSAASYLHSRAMGIMPFGSRNDVKDDPASIMAFVNGENGEGLTMDEASFVATTNSVTSMVAAKEETRQAVADDLNSSRSCPCEWFVCDDDQNSTRYFVVQGSETISAWQANLLFEPVKFEELDVLVHRGIYEAAKGIYHQMLPYVKSHLKSCGKSARLRFTGHSLGGSLALLVNLMLLMRGEAPASALLPVITFGAPCIMCGGDLLLRRLGLPRSHVQSITMHRDIVPRVFSCHYPDHVANILKLANGNFRSHPCLTNQKLLYAPMGEVLILQPEERLSPHHHLLPPDSGIYHLGGVGASLSSGADDDSLPQLRSALSAFFNSPHPLEILKDGGAYGPRGTVYRDHDVNSYLRSVRGVVRKEARRAREAERWRWRLLLWWPFGVHGVSPGSGLGGFVDAVTDAARCAHLLAVVLLPAELLALGALLVVARLR from the exons ATGGACGCGTTGAGGTTCgtgcgcggcgccgcgccgccgccgcagcctccggTGGCGCCGGCCTCGGTGCCACCGCCGATGCcggcgcagcagcggcggcaccaGCACCAGCCGCCTCTGCAacacccgccgcgcgccgcgctgcacgcgccgctgctgcgcctgtggccgcgcggcggcgggggcgggggagagaggccggccgcggcgggcggcgccgttCGCGGGGCGGAGCGGAGGAGCCCTCcgcccgaggaggagcggaaggcggaggcgggcgggcagGGGCAGGGGAATTCGAACTGGGTGCTGCAGATGCTGCGGGTGCAGCCGCggtgggtggaggcggcggacgcggaggccaccggcggcggcggcggaggcagagaaccggaggaggaggccggcggtggcgtcgaTGAGTGCGCTTCctgcggcggtgggggcgaggGCGAAGGCTGCGCCGTGGGGTACGACGAGGGCGAGGTGTTCGACCGCGCCTCCTTCTCGCGGCTCCTGCGGAAGGCGTCGCTCGGCGAGGCCAAGGAGTACTCCATGATGTCCTACCTCTGCAACATCGCCTACATGATCCCCAAGATTCAG CCAAAATGTCTCCGGAGGTACAATTTGCAGTTTGTGACTTCTTCGTTTGAAGACAAGGCCAGAAGTAGCCCTGATCAGAAGCAGGAGCATAGCAATGCGAAGGATGAATCTCAAGATCAAGTATCTGAAGCTGTCGACAATGCTGCACTGGCGAGCAAGGAGGAACGTAGTGGCCTTGGAATAAACCCCTTTGGTGCATACCACGTCGTGTCATCTGCTGCATCTTATTTGCATTCCCGGGCCATGGGCATTATGCCATTTGGTTCTAGGAATGATGTCAAGGATGATCCAGCTTCCATCATGGCATTTGTGAACGGTGAGAATGGTGAAGGTTTAACCATGGACGAAGCCTCATTTGTGGCCACAACAAATTCGGTAACTTCCATGGTTGCGGCGAAGGAAGAGACAAGGCAAGCCGTTGCGGATGATCTGAATTCTTCGAGATCTTGCCCCTGCGAGTGGTTCGTTTGTGACGATGATCAAAACAGCACAAGATACTTTGTGGTTCAG GGCTCAGAAACAATTTCTGCTTGGCAGGCCAACCTTTTATTTGAACCTGTCAAATTTGAG GAACTCGACGTGCTGGTGCACAGGGGCATATACGAGGCTGCAAAGGGGATATATCACCAGATGCTACCATACGTGAAATCCCACTTGAAGAGCTGCGGTAAATCTGCGAGGTTGCGGTTCACCGGCCACTCCCTCGGCGGGAGCCTGGCTCTGCTCGTGAACTTGATGCTGCTGATGCGTGGCGAGGCCCCTGCTTCAGCATTGCTGCCGGTGATAACGTTCGGTGCACCGTGCATCATGTGCGGCGGCGACCTCCTGCTCCGCCGGCTCGGGCTGCCGCGGAGCCACGTGCAGTCGATCACCATGCACCGGGACATCGTGCCCCGTGTGTTCTCGTGCCACTACCCCGACCATGTCGCCAACATCCTGAAGCTAGCCAACGGGAACTTCCGCAGCCACCCTTGCCTCACAAACCAG AAGCTGCTGTACGCGCCGATGGGGGAGGTGCTGATCCTGCAGCCGGAGGAGCGGCTGTccccgcaccaccacctgctcCCGCCGGACAGCGGCATCTACCACCTGGGCGGCGTTGGTGCGTCCTTGTCGTCGGGCGCCGACGACGACTCCCTGCCGCAGCTCCGGTCGGCGCTGTCGGCCTTCTTCAACTCGCCGCACCCGCTGGAAATCCTCAAGGACGGCGGTGCCTACGGTCCCCGGGGCACCGTGTACCGGGACCACGACGTGAACTCGTACCTCCGGTCCGTGCGCGGCGTGGTGCGCAAGGAGGCCCGGCGCGCCCGGGAGGCCgagcgctggcgctggcgcctcctcctctgGTGGCCCTTCGGCGTGCACGGCGTGTCCCCGGGCTCCGGCTTGGGCGGGTTCGTGGACGCCGTGACCGACGCGGCGCGGTGCGCGCACCTGCTGGCCGTGGTGCTGCTGCCCGCGGAGCTGCTCGCCCTCGGCGCGCTCCTCGTCGTGGCTAGACTCCGGTGA
- the LOC117854839 gene encoding replication protein A 14 kDa subunit, with the protein MDTSSPAAIVNGEILNKFVGRRVRTVVQVQRNEGGMVFGQSTDGHQLTIKSAMDIPVSHFMEVYGIAEHNQTIRAEVCTDFGPNFDAKAFDGLCKLANDKFKHLFL; encoded by the exons ATGGACACATCAAGCCCTGCAGCAATCGTCAATGGAGAGATTCTGAACAAGTTTGTTGGGCGAAGAGTTCGCACGGTGGTTCAAGTCCAACGTAACGAAGGTGGAATGGTTTTCGGGCAGTCCACTGACGGGCATCAGTTGACTATCAAAAGTGCCATGGACATTCCTGTATCGCACTTCATGGAGGTTTATGGAATTGCTGAGCACAACCAGACCATCCGTGCTGAAGTTTGCACAGATTTTGGTCCCAACTTTG ATGCCAAGGCATTTGATGGGCTGTGCAAGCTCGCGAATGACAAGTTCAAGCACCTGTTCCTGTAG
- the LOC117856730 gene encoding uncharacterized protein yields MHAAPTTAAVAMPAAVTHDDLSLRKAQERRAARSSGQVAVALVALSVICGLVAFILCLAAEGSRSEVSYYLMSVGGSQDQLDVCFYNSSGRTALAYAVGAFILLAVAMFAEHAYMLVAVAVPDSASAGLAVAQDHPRVASSAATLTWQTCCLFFLTWICFGLAEVLLMIGIGIESGHISDWRKPRPVCHRVRPGMFAAAGILGLITVVVGFVVYVTAVQAQRLRGQQHYGGGHFVGHGAPYPGVQHQHLRPPMPHPHPHPAPTAPGAPEITAAPCQVEPSRASLITKEVAEV; encoded by the exons ATGCacgcggcgccgacgacggcggcggtggcgatgccggcggcggtgacCCACGACGACCTGTCCCTCCGCAAGGCGCAGGAGCGCCGTGCCGCGCGGTCCAGCGGCCAGGTCGCCGTCGCCCTCGTCGCGCTCTCCGTCATCTGCGGCCTCGTCGCCTTCATCCTCTGCCTCGCCGCCGAGGGCTCGCGCTCCGAG GTGTCGTACTACCTGATGAGCGTGGGCGGCAGCCAGGACCAGCTGGACGTGTGCTTCTACAACAGCAGCGGCCGCACCGCGCTCGCCTACGCCGTCGGCGCCTTCATCctgctcgccgtcgccatgTTCGCCGAGCACGCCTAcatgctcgtcgccgtcgcagTGCCGgactccgcctccgccggcctcgccgtcgcgcaGGACCACCCGCGCGTCGCGTCGTCCGCCGCCACGCTCACCTGGCAGACctgctgcctcttcttcctcacaTG GATCTGCTTCGGGCTCGCCGAGGTGCTGCTCATGATCGGGATCGGCATCGAGTCCGGCCACATCAGCGACTGGCGGAAGCCGCGGCCAGTGTGCCACCGGGTGCGGCCGGGGATGTTCGCGGCCGCGGGGATCCTGGGGCTCatcaccgtcgtcgtcggctTCGTGGTCTACGTCACGGCCGTGCAGGCGcagcgcctgcgcgggcagcAGCACTACGGCGGCGGCCACTTCGTCGGCCACGGCGCTCCCTACCCGGGCGTCCAGCACCAGCACCTCCGCCCGCCGATGCCGCACCCCCACCCTCATCCGGCGCCGACCGCGCCAGGCGCGCCGGAGATAACGGCGGCGCCGTGTCAGGTGGAGCCCAGCCGTGCGTCCCTCATCACCAAGGAGGTCGCCGAAGTGTGA